The following proteins come from a genomic window of Edaphobacter sp. 4G125:
- a CDS encoding heme-degrading domain-containing protein: protein MASSADLARVVHQETELRLPRFDHDDAWRLGTLLRDLAVARKHSLVIDIRRFGQPIQPLFYAALAGTTPDNARWVQRKANVVARFHRSSYQLGLYLAQSNTSIREKYALDEADYAAHGGSFPLHVINAGIIGAVTVSGLPQREDHNLVVEALARFLERDPEPLRLP from the coding sequence ATGGCCTCATCCGCAGACCTCGCTCGTGTCGTCCATCAGGAAACCGAGCTGCGCCTCCCCCGTTTCGACCATGATGACGCCTGGCGTCTGGGTACTCTGTTACGTGATCTTGCAGTTGCCCGCAAACACTCCCTGGTGATCGATATCCGCCGTTTTGGTCAACCAATTCAGCCGCTCTTCTATGCTGCGCTTGCAGGCACTACGCCCGATAACGCCCGATGGGTACAGCGTAAGGCCAATGTTGTCGCGCGGTTCCATCGCAGTTCGTACCAGCTGGGGCTATATCTTGCGCAGAGCAATACAAGCATCCGCGAGAAGTACGCTCTGGATGAAGCCGACTATGCCGCACACGGTGGCAGCTTTCCTCTGCACGTGATCAACGCCGGTATCATCGGTGCGGTCACGGTTTCCGGACTTCCGCAGCGCGAGGATCACAACCTGGTTGTCGAGGCGCTGGCGCGTTTTCTTGAGCGTGATCCTGAGCCGTTGCGGCTGCCCTGA
- a CDS encoding glycosyltransferase family 39 protein, with product MGFTVVFDPPRQSSAVRRALDTFAEFANHRPAILFAIFSAAYFLVVSALSHNKVLWLDELITLHIAQLGSAKAIWNALAHAADPNPPLTHLAVLASLRLFGDYEFALRLPAILGYWIGLLSLFIFLRRHIPTVWALAGVLLSMSNAAFDYSYESRSYGIFYGLAMLAVLCWSVTIDPYISQPRRRFVLLGMTAALAAGICTNYFAVLAFFPIAGGELVRTFRLSGSRPRIDVRIWTALAVAATPLLVFRGLIQRSIEQFAPHAWNKVSFDQVADSYLEMVEVILIPVVVLIALVALVWMLSRMCSHCRGRLRPRWLANLADEHVYCSGLLLPLHEAVAVLLLMLYPFLGYLVASIHGGMLSPRFVIPVCFGFAISGAIAGYHLFGHLRYAGMIAFGLCAAVFLGRVFFVGWSYHEQKQCFYQVLNSLPGAAGDKPIAVADPLMALPLAHYAPPAIASRMVFPVDFPAIRFFRGEDSPEENLWAGRNLYHLSIVPLADFQKNVADYLILASDGNWLVRDLWNHRYPVRRLPVAFPAKAIGGFTPLDHGDPALFVAAGDRSSQNRLHSLPIPFHVPANLPGAPALKPSDTLR from the coding sequence GTGGGTTTCACCGTAGTCTTCGATCCCCCTAGACAGTCTTCCGCTGTACGTCGTGCGTTGGATACTTTTGCGGAGTTTGCTAACCATCGACCGGCAATTCTCTTTGCGATCTTCTCCGCTGCGTACTTTCTCGTGGTGAGCGCGTTATCGCACAACAAGGTGCTCTGGCTGGACGAGCTGATTACGCTGCACATTGCGCAGCTCGGCAGTGCAAAGGCCATCTGGAATGCGCTCGCGCATGCAGCAGACCCAAACCCTCCGCTGACGCATCTTGCAGTGCTGGCGTCATTGCGCCTCTTCGGTGATTATGAGTTCGCATTGCGATTACCGGCAATCCTGGGATATTGGATCGGCCTGCTCTCGCTCTTCATCTTTCTCAGGCGGCACATTCCCACGGTATGGGCGCTGGCAGGAGTTCTACTTTCCATGTCGAATGCCGCCTTCGATTACAGCTATGAGAGCCGCTCCTACGGCATCTTCTACGGTCTCGCGATGCTCGCGGTGCTTTGCTGGAGCGTCACAATCGACCCATATATCTCGCAACCCCGGCGCCGGTTCGTGCTTTTAGGCATGACAGCTGCGCTCGCTGCTGGCATCTGCACAAACTATTTTGCTGTACTCGCCTTCTTTCCGATCGCAGGAGGAGAGTTGGTTCGTACGTTCCGTCTTTCTGGCTCGCGGCCGAGGATTGATGTTCGCATCTGGACAGCACTGGCAGTTGCGGCAACTCCTCTGCTTGTATTTCGAGGGCTGATTCAACGCTCGATTGAACAGTTTGCTCCGCACGCGTGGAACAAGGTCTCCTTCGATCAGGTCGCGGATTCTTACCTCGAGATGGTTGAGGTCATCCTGATCCCTGTCGTTGTGTTGATAGCGCTTGTCGCATTGGTCTGGATGCTCTCCCGGATGTGCTCTCATTGCCGGGGACGGTTGCGTCCGCGATGGCTTGCGAATCTTGCCGACGAGCACGTGTATTGTTCCGGGCTGTTACTTCCACTGCATGAAGCAGTCGCGGTGCTGTTGCTCATGCTGTACCCGTTTCTTGGATACCTTGTCGCATCAATTCATGGAGGGATGCTTTCGCCCAGATTTGTAATTCCGGTTTGCTTCGGATTTGCTATCAGCGGTGCGATTGCCGGCTACCATCTCTTTGGACATCTTCGCTACGCAGGCATGATTGCTTTCGGGCTGTGCGCCGCAGTCTTTTTGGGGCGAGTCTTCTTTGTGGGATGGAGTTATCACGAGCAGAAGCAGTGCTTCTACCAGGTGCTGAACAGTCTTCCTGGGGCTGCTGGAGATAAGCCGATCGCAGTGGCCGATCCTCTGATGGCCTTACCGCTGGCGCACTATGCTCCTCCCGCGATTGCGTCACGGATGGTCTTTCCAGTGGATTTTCCAGCGATCCGTTTTTTTCGCGGAGAAGATTCTCCGGAGGAGAATCTGTGGGCAGGACGGAACCTGTACCATCTCTCGATCGTTCCGCTGGCCGACTTCCAGAAAAACGTTGCAGATTACCTGATTCTCGCCAGCGATGGAAACTGGTTGGTGCGCGATCTGTGGAATCACCGTTATCCTGTGCGTCGTCTGCCGGTCGCATTTCCAGCAAAGGCCATTGGGGGATTTACTCCACTCGATCACGGAGATCCTGCATTGTTTGTCGCTGCGGGAGATCGGTCAAGCCAGAACCGCCTACATTCTCTACCCATCCCCTTTCACGTCCCAGCCAACCTTCCTGGTGCGCCGGCCCTCAAGCCGAGCGATACATTGCGATAA
- the hpnI gene encoding bacteriohopanetetrol glucosamine biosynthesis glycosyltransferase HpnI has protein sequence MLANCIMGLTALLALAGVVYMTLVLWSARDFHRTCCGRKRAEEFAPEVSILKPVKGIDQHMYDGFVSHCRQQYAGRYEIVFGVSSLSDPAVPEIERLRNEFPEVAIRLVECTRRLGTSGKVSNLVQMLEEARYEHIVINDSDILVSPHYLTRIMSCFAGSTGKEDAKVGLVTAPYIGRTPQKHAGLWSRLEALGISTDFFAGVLTARKLEKGIRFGLGSTLATTKTVLARTGGLESLVEYLADDYEMGVRIAKAGYKVELADEVVETSVPAYSLRGFVDHQLRWSRSTRDSRKLGYVGLGITFCLPWAVATCIASGFALWSFTLLSLTLLARVAVALSVGVGILRDEQVLRDFWLLPLRDFFAFGFWLWSFAGDTVVWRGEQFHLRDGRLSRVTTLADVEAGQ, from the coding sequence ATGCTGGCAAACTGCATCATGGGCCTTACTGCACTGCTGGCGCTGGCTGGCGTGGTTTACATGACGCTGGTCCTTTGGAGCGCACGCGATTTTCATCGCACCTGCTGCGGCCGGAAAAGGGCAGAAGAGTTTGCTCCCGAAGTATCGATTCTGAAGCCGGTCAAGGGTATTGACCAGCATATGTATGACGGTTTCGTGAGCCACTGCCGCCAGCAGTATGCCGGCCGATATGAGATTGTGTTCGGCGTCTCCTCGCTCTCAGATCCTGCCGTGCCCGAAATCGAACGGCTCAGAAATGAATTTCCTGAGGTCGCAATTCGGCTGGTGGAGTGCACACGCCGCCTCGGAACCAGCGGCAAAGTCAGCAACCTGGTCCAGATGCTCGAAGAAGCCCGGTACGAGCATATCGTCATCAACGACAGCGATATCCTCGTCTCCCCACATTACCTGACACGGATCATGAGCTGTTTCGCAGGCTCTACAGGAAAAGAAGACGCGAAGGTTGGATTGGTGACGGCACCGTATATCGGTCGTACCCCGCAGAAACATGCCGGACTGTGGTCGCGCCTCGAGGCTCTGGGAATCTCGACGGACTTCTTCGCCGGAGTACTCACCGCGCGTAAGCTCGAGAAAGGTATCCGCTTCGGGTTGGGCTCAACTTTGGCTACAACCAAAACTGTTTTGGCCCGGACCGGAGGGCTCGAGTCGCTTGTCGAGTACCTTGCCGACGACTACGAGATGGGAGTGCGGATCGCCAAGGCAGGCTACAAGGTGGAGTTGGCTGACGAGGTGGTGGAGACCTCCGTCCCGGCCTACAGTCTGCGCGGCTTCGTAGACCATCAGCTCCGCTGGTCGCGCTCCACACGCGATTCCCGCAAGCTGGGCTATGTCGGATTGGGAATTACCTTCTGTCTCCCCTGGGCAGTTGCCACCTGCATCGCCAGCGGCTTTGCTTTGTGGAGTTTTACTCTCCTGAGCCTGACTCTGCTGGCTCGCGTGGCCGTGGCGCTTTCTGTGGGGGTCGGCATCCTTCGCGACGAACAGGTTCTACGAGACTTCTGGCTCCTTCCTCTGCGCGATTTCTTCGCCTTCGGCTTCTGGCTGTGGAGCTTTGCAGGAGATACGGTGGTGTGGCGTGGAGAGCAGTTTCACCTTCGCGACGGCCGCCTGAGCAGGGTGACGACGCTGGCGGATGTCGAAGCCGGACAATAA
- a CDS encoding SDR family oxidoreductase, which yields MANYLITGGAGFIGSHLVHALVARGDQVRVLDNFETGLKKNLEPVWDRIEVRAVDLADADAVQSACEGIDYVMHEGALPSVPRSVKEPRPSHRTNIEGTFNVLEGARLAGVKRVIYAASSSAYGNQPGFPRVETMAPQPLSPYAVQKLTGELYMQAYWRVYGLETVCLRYFNIFGARQVPDSPYSGVMARFILMMMRGERPTVFGDGEQGRDFTHVENVVQANLLAVDAPATLAAGRVFNIACGQRHTLNETYALLATLLDFKHPPIYGPEREGDVRDSLADISAASAALGYVPRIDFEEGLRRTVAWYRDEFAG from the coding sequence TTGGCAAACTATCTCATTACTGGTGGCGCAGGTTTTATCGGTTCGCACCTGGTCCATGCGCTGGTTGCGCGTGGAGACCAGGTCAGAGTACTCGATAACTTCGAAACAGGGCTTAAAAAGAATCTCGAACCGGTGTGGGACCGGATTGAGGTGCGCGCGGTCGATTTGGCCGATGCCGATGCGGTGCAGAGTGCATGTGAGGGGATCGATTACGTGATGCACGAAGGCGCCCTGCCCAGCGTCCCGCGAAGCGTCAAGGAGCCGCGCCCGAGCCATCGGACAAACATCGAAGGCACTTTTAACGTGTTGGAAGGCGCACGGCTGGCCGGGGTGAAGCGCGTGATCTATGCGGCATCTTCCTCGGCATATGGGAACCAGCCGGGTTTTCCACGCGTGGAGACGATGGCTCCGCAGCCGCTTTCTCCTTATGCGGTGCAGAAACTGACGGGCGAGCTGTACATGCAGGCTTACTGGAGGGTCTATGGACTGGAGACGGTCTGCCTGCGTTATTTCAATATTTTTGGGGCGCGGCAGGTTCCGGATTCGCCTTATTCCGGGGTGATGGCGCGGTTCATTTTGATGATGATGCGTGGGGAAAGACCCACGGTCTTTGGCGATGGCGAACAGGGTCGCGACTTTACCCACGTGGAGAATGTGGTTCAGGCGAACCTGCTTGCGGTGGACGCTCCCGCAACTCTTGCTGCAGGACGCGTGTTCAATATCGCGTGTGGCCAACGCCACACCCTTAACGAAACATATGCGCTTTTAGCAACCTTGCTGGACTTCAAGCATCCACCTATTTATGGCCCCGAACGGGAGGGGGATGTTCGTGATTCGCTGGCGGATATCTCAGCTGCCTCCGCTGCCTTGGGGTACGTGCCGCGCATTGATTTCGAAGAAGGATTGCGTCGCACCGTCGCATGGTATCGCGATGAATTTGCAGGTTAG
- a CDS encoding nucleotide sugar dehydrogenase: protein MNLAVSAAAGLEEWIGSVDRRTARVGIIGLGYVGLPLTLLFSEERFRVTGFDIDSPKVASLNSGQSYIHRIEPEHIEMAQRSGFRATSDFAEVAGMDAVLICVPTPLNPDHTPDMSYVVSTIEAIAPHLRAGQLVVLESTTYPGTTEEIIVETINRHGSKKGLKVLRNETSSDLDGVMVAFSPEREDPGNMITPRREIPKVIGGVDARATRAASALYGSIFQKTVPVSTPAAAEMTKLLENIYRCVNIALVNELKQLCEPMGIDIWEVIDAAATKPFGFQAFYPGPGVGGHCIPVDPFYLNWKAQQFGVQAKFIELAGEVNEAMPEYVVQSTARALERNGSALKGAKVLVLGVAYKRDVDDLRESPALVVIESLRKAGAEVAYNDPFFEEVGRGRHYNLQMHSTPLENLDRFDCVLILTDHSLYNYGEIVGQAKLVVDSRNATRAIDSPKIVRC, encoded by the coding sequence ATAAACTTGGCCGTATCCGCAGCAGCAGGACTGGAAGAATGGATTGGGAGCGTGGACCGGCGCACGGCGCGGGTTGGAATCATCGGACTCGGGTATGTTGGACTCCCTCTGACGCTGTTATTCAGCGAGGAACGCTTTCGGGTCACCGGCTTTGATATCGATTCGCCGAAGGTCGCCAGTCTTAACAGTGGCCAGTCGTATATCCATCGCATAGAACCGGAACATATTGAGATGGCGCAACGCAGCGGGTTTCGCGCGACCTCAGACTTTGCAGAGGTCGCCGGAATGGATGCGGTGCTGATCTGTGTGCCTACGCCGCTGAATCCGGACCACACGCCCGACATGAGCTATGTTGTCTCGACGATTGAGGCAATCGCTCCGCATCTGCGCGCTGGACAGCTTGTGGTCCTGGAGAGCACGACGTATCCAGGTACGACGGAAGAGATCATCGTAGAGACGATTAACCGGCATGGAAGCAAGAAGGGCCTGAAGGTTCTGCGGAACGAAACAAGTTCTGACCTCGATGGCGTGATGGTAGCGTTTTCGCCTGAACGCGAAGACCCGGGCAACATGATTACTCCGCGGCGCGAGATCCCCAAGGTGATTGGCGGAGTCGATGCACGCGCAACGAGAGCAGCTTCTGCGCTTTATGGCAGCATCTTCCAAAAGACTGTTCCGGTCTCAACGCCAGCAGCAGCGGAGATGACCAAGCTGCTGGAAAACATCTACCGCTGCGTGAACATCGCGCTGGTCAACGAGCTGAAGCAGCTCTGCGAGCCGATGGGGATCGACATCTGGGAGGTCATCGACGCAGCAGCGACCAAGCCCTTCGGCTTCCAGGCGTTTTATCCCGGACCGGGTGTGGGCGGCCACTGCATCCCGGTGGACCCCTTCTATCTGAACTGGAAGGCTCAGCAGTTTGGAGTGCAGGCAAAGTTCATCGAGTTGGCCGGCGAAGTGAATGAGGCGATGCCAGAGTACGTGGTGCAATCGACGGCGCGTGCATTGGAGCGCAATGGCTCAGCCTTAAAGGGCGCGAAGGTGCTGGTGCTCGGCGTGGCCTATAAGCGCGATGTAGACGACCTGCGCGAATCCCCGGCGCTGGTGGTGATCGAGAGTCTTCGCAAGGCGGGAGCAGAGGTGGCTTATAACGACCCGTTCTTCGAGGAGGTCGGACGCGGCCGTCACTACAACCTGCAAATGCATTCGACTCCGCTGGAGAATCTCGATCGCTTCGATTGCGTACTGATTCTTACCGACCACTCGCTCTACAACTATGGTGAGATTGTGGGCCAGGCGAAGCTGGTCGTAGATTCCAGGAATGCCACGCGGGCCATCGACTCACCGAAGATCGTGCGCTGCTAA
- a CDS encoding choice-of-anchor D domain-containing protein, giving the protein MCRVVAIALWMLLGFLTHGVAQTRFDAPWQPLGPAQVMSTTYGKVTGRITAIAIDPADATGNTVYLGTTGGGVWKSTNAAGPASAVTFTPLTDTLPVFRPNAGNAAIPSLSIGALSVQGSLVLAGTGDPNDAVDSFYGQGLLRSTDGGLIWTLVSGSQDVPYQNYFFKGLAFAGLAWSTTSSNTVVAALSQSGEGMLVGSVDPSQSIMGLYYSTDAGVTWHMSTIKDGSQVVQQPLPTGGITSGGNAATSVVWNPVRKRFYAAVRFHGYYESADGVTWTRLVQQPGVGLTTSACPVNPNLVGSSNCPIFRGVLAVDPVSGDMYALTVSSGNHDQGLWRDACSSNGTDCAGPVSFGWRIGGSSLESACTSSASNDCIQQGDYNLSLAAVATGSDTLIFAGAVDLYRCSLSSGCAVMRNTTNALNGCGAPAKVAPAQHAIAVRATGSTSVLLLGNDGGLWRSNDGVNQQGQPCSPDDAVHFENLNGGLGSLAEVESVAEHPSDPSIVLAGMGANGTAATTSASTTGFDVWPQLGAGEGGMVAIDPANPELWYITTKAGVSIRRCTKGSACTSTDFAGDPTIGYGQTAMDASLIHTPWLLDPALTTNLIVGTCRVWRGPAEDANLWATSNAISAMFAGSQGSACATTNALIRSLAAGGPSSNAANAQSSGSQVIYAGMAGNGLGGGSAAGHLFVTQAAERTTGTNPWSDVTASPVINAAGNSFNPKGYDVSSVAVDPHDVTGNTVYVTIRGFGVPHVYLSQDAGAHWTNISRNLPDAPANSIVVDPNDANTVYVAMDTGVYATTQVSTCGTSDCWTAYGTGLPNAPVMQLAAAQAMATGDGRTGELRVATYGRGIWQIPLLTATLPAQAAISVSPAALVFTDQAIGTASAVQSVAVTNTGNAPLNISQVTVSLAQLPLGPQAEFFETDNCIGSSVAVGQSCTLQVRFGPAAAGDRTATLTVYANVAGGQATVPLSGKGISGGNIVLTPLFLSFGSVDVNATSPAQNLTLSNTGTADVNIGAPLVTGDFHISANTCGAILKSSSGCTVGITFTPASSGVRAGSFSITGDGAALTSSLNGSGTLPATDTIAPMALSFAAQPLGTSSSVQRVILTNAGDTALKLITAQTTGDFIAVNSCGNSLAGHASCSIGVIFQPTVLGAAAGSLTISDQYRAQSVTLSGTAVAPPGVSLSPLFGMNFPATGVGISSSPQMVTLTNNGGVPLAISTIALSGDFTVVPDSNRCGDSLAVGAACTMQIAFRPTAGGVRPGTLVIADNATNSPQTLPLTGVGVDFAIAINGSPSVAISSGQSAVFPLLFTSGPTAAGLKVNLSCSGAPVNSTCNITPASLSLDGNATTVSVTVQTGVVNLSQKTHARRYLWFALLLPVGLVPFSRRRWKAMALLSAVLMAGGCGGGRLIPPSGGPGSGSGNNAITPSGTYNLVVTATSAGLTRTVNLTLVVQ; this is encoded by the coding sequence GTGTGTCGTGTGGTCGCAATTGCGCTGTGGATGCTGCTCGGTTTTTTGACGCATGGTGTAGCGCAGACGCGCTTCGATGCTCCGTGGCAGCCACTGGGCCCAGCTCAGGTAATGAGCACAACCTATGGAAAAGTCACAGGGCGGATTACGGCGATTGCCATCGATCCAGCGGATGCAACTGGAAATACGGTGTACCTGGGCACCACGGGCGGAGGCGTATGGAAGTCGACGAATGCGGCGGGGCCAGCTTCGGCGGTGACGTTTACTCCGCTAACGGATACGTTGCCTGTCTTTCGTCCGAACGCGGGGAATGCGGCGATCCCTTCGCTGAGCATTGGGGCTTTGAGTGTGCAGGGTTCTCTGGTGCTGGCGGGGACGGGCGATCCGAATGATGCAGTGGACTCGTTTTATGGTCAGGGTCTGTTGCGTTCGACGGATGGAGGATTGATCTGGACGCTGGTCAGTGGGTCGCAGGATGTTCCGTACCAGAACTACTTCTTTAAAGGACTCGCCTTTGCCGGATTAGCGTGGAGTACGACTTCATCGAATACGGTGGTCGCGGCGCTCTCGCAGTCTGGGGAGGGGATGCTCGTTGGCTCGGTGGACCCGTCACAGAGCATCATGGGGTTGTATTACTCCACCGATGCAGGCGTGACCTGGCATATGAGCACGATTAAGGATGGATCGCAGGTCGTGCAGCAACCTTTACCGACGGGTGGGATTACATCCGGGGGCAATGCGGCGACATCGGTGGTGTGGAATCCTGTGAGAAAGCGTTTCTATGCTGCTGTGCGTTTTCACGGGTACTACGAGTCTGCCGATGGTGTGACATGGACGCGGCTGGTACAGCAGCCGGGAGTTGGACTAACGACGAGCGCATGTCCGGTGAACCCGAATCTGGTTGGAAGCTCAAACTGTCCGATCTTTCGTGGCGTGCTTGCAGTGGATCCGGTGAGCGGCGATATGTACGCACTGACGGTCAGCTCAGGAAATCATGATCAGGGTTTGTGGCGCGATGCCTGCTCCAGCAATGGTACGGACTGCGCCGGGCCGGTCAGCTTTGGCTGGCGCATCGGAGGCAGTTCGCTGGAGTCGGCCTGCACCTCGAGTGCATCAAACGATTGCATCCAGCAGGGTGATTACAATCTTTCGCTTGCTGCTGTGGCCACAGGAAGTGACACATTAATCTTTGCCGGAGCGGTAGACCTTTACCGTTGCTCACTGAGTTCGGGCTGCGCTGTAATGCGCAATACGACGAATGCGTTGAACGGATGTGGCGCTCCAGCGAAGGTGGCTCCGGCACAACATGCGATCGCGGTACGAGCTACTGGTAGCACGTCCGTACTGTTGTTGGGCAACGATGGCGGGCTGTGGCGTTCGAACGATGGAGTGAACCAGCAGGGGCAGCCGTGTTCGCCAGATGATGCCGTGCACTTCGAGAACCTGAATGGTGGGCTGGGTTCGCTGGCTGAGGTGGAGAGTGTGGCGGAGCATCCGTCAGATCCTTCGATTGTGCTGGCGGGGATGGGAGCCAACGGCACTGCGGCGACGACATCCGCTTCCACCACGGGCTTTGACGTGTGGCCGCAGCTTGGGGCAGGCGAAGGCGGCATGGTCGCAATCGATCCTGCGAATCCGGAGCTCTGGTACATCACGACAAAGGCAGGAGTCAGCATCCGCCGATGTACAAAGGGAAGCGCATGCACATCGACGGACTTCGCAGGGGATCCGACGATCGGGTATGGACAGACGGCGATGGATGCTTCGCTGATCCATACGCCGTGGTTGCTCGATCCGGCACTGACCACGAATTTGATTGTGGGAACCTGCCGTGTGTGGCGTGGTCCTGCCGAAGATGCCAATCTGTGGGCCACAAGTAATGCAATCAGCGCGATGTTTGCCGGTTCGCAGGGGAGCGCCTGTGCAACAACGAATGCTCTGATACGGTCGCTAGCGGCGGGTGGGCCATCGAGCAACGCAGCGAATGCGCAAAGCTCCGGCTCGCAGGTGATCTATGCCGGAATGGCCGGGAATGGTTTAGGGGGGGGGAGCGCTGCGGGTCATCTCTTCGTGACACAGGCAGCGGAGAGAACAACCGGCACGAATCCGTGGAGTGATGTTACGGCTTCGCCGGTTATAAACGCTGCGGGGAATTCCTTCAATCCAAAAGGCTACGATGTCTCCTCCGTTGCAGTCGATCCGCACGATGTTACAGGGAACACGGTCTATGTGACGATCCGCGGATTCGGGGTGCCGCATGTGTATCTCTCGCAGGATGCAGGAGCGCATTGGACGAACATCAGCAGGAATCTTCCCGATGCTCCAGCCAACAGCATTGTGGTCGATCCAAATGATGCCAACACGGTCTATGTGGCGATGGACACCGGCGTCTATGCAACGACGCAGGTCTCCACATGCGGGACGAGCGATTGTTGGACGGCATATGGAACAGGACTGCCCAATGCTCCGGTGATGCAGCTTGCTGCGGCGCAGGCCATGGCGACTGGTGATGGCCGCACGGGCGAACTGCGAGTTGCCACTTATGGGCGCGGTATCTGGCAGATTCCGCTGTTGACGGCTACGCTGCCTGCGCAGGCGGCGATCTCGGTGAGTCCTGCTGCGCTGGTTTTCACGGATCAGGCGATCGGCACAGCGAGTGCGGTGCAGAGTGTGGCGGTTACGAACACGGGGAATGCTCCGTTGAATATCAGTCAGGTCACGGTCAGCCTGGCGCAGCTTCCACTGGGGCCACAGGCAGAGTTTTTCGAAACGGACAACTGCATTGGGAGCAGTGTTGCTGTAGGACAGAGCTGCACGCTGCAGGTGCGCTTTGGCCCGGCGGCAGCGGGAGATCGCACGGCGACTCTGACGGTCTACGCTAACGTCGCGGGCGGACAAGCCACAGTGCCGTTGAGTGGCAAGGGGATATCGGGAGGAAATATCGTTCTGACTCCGCTGTTCCTCAGCTTTGGTTCAGTGGATGTCAATGCAACCAGCCCGGCGCAGAACCTGACCTTGTCGAATACTGGTACTGCGGATGTCAATATAGGTGCGCCTTTAGTGACTGGCGACTTCCACATCTCGGCGAATACTTGCGGTGCAATCTTGAAGAGCAGCAGTGGATGCACAGTTGGGATCACCTTCACGCCGGCGAGTTCGGGAGTGCGCGCGGGCAGCTTCAGCATTACGGGCGATGGTGCTGCCCTTACGTCTTCGCTGAATGGAAGCGGGACTCTTCCTGCAACCGATACGATTGCGCCCATGGCGCTCTCGTTTGCTGCGCAACCGTTGGGCACCTCGAGCTCGGTACAGCGTGTGATCCTGACGAATGCAGGCGATACAGCGCTGAAGTTGATTACTGCGCAGACGACCGGAGACTTCATTGCCGTAAACTCATGCGGCAACTCGTTGGCTGGTCATGCGAGCTGCTCGATTGGTGTGATCTTTCAGCCCACAGTTCTCGGGGCAGCGGCGGGATCCCTCACCATCTCGGACCAGTACCGTGCGCAGAGCGTCACGCTTAGTGGCACGGCCGTAGCTCCACCGGGAGTTTCGCTTTCGCCACTCTTTGGCATGAACTTTCCTGCGACAGGTGTCGGAATATCCTCTTCACCCCAGATGGTGACACTGACCAATAACGGCGGAGTTCCGCTTGCAATCTCGACCATTGCGCTGAGCGGCGATTTTACGGTTGTGCCGGACAGTAATCGTTGTGGCGACTCACTTGCCGTGGGTGCAGCCTGCACGATGCAGATCGCCTTCCGTCCTACAGCAGGAGGAGTGCGGCCGGGAACTTTGGTTATTGCCGATAATGCTACCAACTCTCCGCAGACGTTGCCGCTGACCGGCGTGGGTGTCGACTTTGCGATTGCGATCAATGGGTCGCCTTCGGTGGCGATTTCGAGCGGGCAGAGTGCCGTCTTTCCGCTGCTCTTTACCTCGGGACCTACTGCGGCAGGCCTAAAGGTGAACCTTAGCTGTTCCGGGGCGCCGGTGAACTCTACCTGTAATATCACGCCTGCGAGTCTCTCGTTGGATGGCAATGCGACGACGGTATCGGTCACAGTGCAGACAGGAGTCGTGAATCTGAGCCAGAAGACTCATGCACGTCGATATTTATGGTTTGCGCTGCTGTTGCCTGTTGGCCTAGTTCCGTTCAGTCGCAGGCGATGGAAGGCGATGGCCTTGCTCAGCGCGGTTCTTATGGCAGGTGGGTGCGGAGGTGGCCGATTGATTCCTCCATCTGGAGGACCAGGTTCTGGCAGTGGGAACAACGCGATTACGCCGTCGGGAACCTACAATCTTGTTGTAACGGCCACAAGCGCAGGGCTTACCCGGACAGTGAATCTGACGCTGGTTGTGCAGTGA